One Thunnus albacares chromosome 12, fThuAlb1.1, whole genome shotgun sequence genomic region harbors:
- the LOC122993377 gene encoding dynein beta chain, ciliary-like yields the protein MAEALGSSSTSRGLGSGGSGGVRIPQEPSLKAGVVLSDERVDFLREQAFCVLRVKTDKWNRFIGAEENQNIILDFLDHIWTNRLLLFTGPGGTLHAGDAQTSPPWKTKLLCVLKRGVKRITRQGFRHQLRLGEVPGYPMEHLPIVISELGVQTIY from the exons ATGGCTGAGGCACTCGGAAGCAGCAGTACTAGTAGAGGTTTGGGCAGTGGAGGGTCTGGAGGAGTGCGCATCCCCCAGGAGCCATCTCTTAAAGCTGGGGTGGTCTTGTCAGATGAAAGGGTGGACTTCCTTCGGGAGCAGGCCTTCTGTGTGCTGCGAGTGAAGACAGATAAGTGGAATCGCTTCATTGGCGCAGAGGAGAACCAGAATATCATACTAGATTTCCTGGACCACATCTGGACCAACAGGCTGCTGCTCTTCACCGGACCTGGAGGGACACTGCACGCAGGGGATGCTCAG ACATCCCCACCATGGAAGACCAAGCTGTTGTGTGTGCTAAAGAGGGGCGTAAAGAGAATCACTCGCCAAGGATTCAGACACCAACTCCGGCTGGGGGAAGTGCCCGGATACCCCATGGAGCACCTACCTATTGTTATCTCAGAG ttaGGTGTTCAAACCATATACTAA